From the Candidatus Binataceae bacterium genome, one window contains:
- the purQ gene encoding phosphoribosylformylglycinamidine synthase subunit PurQ, whose protein sequence is MKWGVVRFAGSLDDNDAVYALREVLGQDAALLWHKDERLDGVGCVVLPGGFSYGDYLRCGAIARFSPIMKSVARFAADGGLVIGICNGFQILCEAHLLPGALTRNRSLSFICERVAVRVDNADTPFTSAARAGEVLRLPIKHGEGCYVAPEDELRQMEERGQVLLRYVDADGVERDEANPNGSMHGIAGVANEHFNVFGLMPHPEHAVEKMLGGDDGLKIFRSIIESAR, encoded by the coding sequence ATGAAGTGGGGCGTCGTACGGTTCGCCGGATCGCTCGATGATAACGACGCGGTTTACGCGCTGCGGGAGGTGCTGGGTCAGGACGCGGCGTTGTTGTGGCATAAGGACGAACGCCTGGACGGCGTAGGATGCGTGGTGCTGCCTGGAGGTTTCAGCTACGGCGATTACCTGCGTTGCGGCGCGATCGCGCGATTCTCACCGATCATGAAGAGCGTCGCGCGCTTCGCCGCCGACGGCGGCCTCGTGATCGGGATTTGCAACGGCTTCCAGATTCTGTGCGAGGCGCATCTGCTGCCGGGCGCGTTGACGCGCAATCGATCGCTCTCGTTCATCTGCGAACGCGTGGCGGTGCGGGTGGACAACGCGGATACGCCCTTCACCTCGGCGGCGCGCGCGGGCGAAGTCCTGCGGCTTCCGATCAAACATGGCGAGGGCTGCTACGTCGCGCCCGAGGATGAGTTGCGGCAGATGGAGGAGCGCGGACAGGTGTTGCTCCGCTACGTCGATGCGGACGGGGTCGAGCGCGACGAGGCCAATCCGAACGGATCGATGCATGGAATCGCCGGTGTCGCCAACGAGCACTTCAACGTCTTCGGCCTGATGCCGCATCCGGAGCACGCGGTCGAGAAGATGCTGGGTGGCGACGACGGGCTCAAGATATTCCGTTCGATAATCGAGAGCGCGCGATGA
- the purS gene encoding phosphoribosylformylglycinamidine synthase subunit PurS: MRVRIYVTPRAGVLDPQGRAVESSLKSLGFAGVNGVQVGRYIVLEVDAPTHAAAGEAVKRMCEQLLANPVIEDYRFEVDG; the protein is encoded by the coding sequence GTGCGGGTGCGCATCTATGTCACGCCGCGTGCGGGAGTCCTCGACCCGCAGGGGCGCGCGGTCGAGAGTTCACTCAAGAGCCTCGGCTTTGCGGGCGTGAACGGGGTGCAGGTCGGGCGCTACATCGTGCTCGAAGTCGACGCGCCGACGCATGCGGCGGCCGGGGAAGCGGTCAAGCGGATGTGCGAGCAGTTGCTGGCCAACCCGGTGATTGAAGATTATCGCTTCGAGGTCGACGGCTGA
- the purC gene encoding phosphoribosylaminoimidazolesuccinocarboxamide synthase → MEDAPQKLEMFYEGKAKKLYATGDPDLVIAYFKDDATAFNAKKRGTIEDKGVVNNRMSELFFGLLERNGVKTHFVRRLNEREMLCKRLQIVPVETVVRNIVAGSMAKRLGREEGEDLKFPIVEYYYKSDPLDDPLIYPEHAILFGWATVDELKTIHDLALKVNDILRRFLDERGIILVDFKLEFGRHKGEIILGDEICPDTCRFWDKATRKKLDKDRFRRDLGDVEAAYHEMLRRVEG, encoded by the coding sequence GTGGAAGATGCTCCGCAAAAACTCGAAATGTTTTACGAGGGCAAGGCCAAGAAGCTCTATGCGACCGGCGACCCGGACCTCGTTATCGCGTATTTCAAGGACGACGCGACCGCCTTCAACGCCAAGAAGCGCGGGACAATCGAGGACAAGGGCGTAGTCAACAACCGGATGTCGGAGTTGTTCTTCGGGTTGCTTGAGCGCAACGGCGTGAAGACCCATTTCGTGCGCAGGCTGAACGAGCGCGAGATGTTGTGCAAGCGGTTGCAAATCGTGCCGGTGGAAACCGTGGTGCGCAATATCGTGGCGGGATCGATGGCGAAACGGTTGGGCCGTGAAGAGGGCGAAGACCTCAAGTTCCCGATCGTGGAGTACTACTACAAGTCCGATCCGCTCGATGACCCCTTAATCTATCCCGAACATGCGATTTTGTTCGGATGGGCGACCGTCGACGAACTCAAGACCATTCACGACCTCGCGCTCAAGGTCAACGACATATTGCGGCGCTTTCTTGACGAGCGCGGAATCATCCTGGTGGATTTCAAGCTCGAATTCGGACGCCATAAGGGTGAGATTATCCTCGGCGACGAGATCTGTCCCGATACCTGCCGCTTCTGGGACAAGGCTACCCGCAAGAAACTCGACAAGGACCGTTTTCGCCGCGACCTTGGCGATGTCGAGGCCGCCTATCACGAGATGCTGCGGCGGGTGGAGGGCTGA
- the purB gene encoding adenylosuccinate lyase, giving the protein MSRAPQNHYSEEEAALLAVGPSDGRYRARTRALSDYFSEYALIRYRLRVEIEWLIALAANPAIDAMPALGAEAQKQLRALAAEFTVADARRVKALEAETNHDVKALEYFLKEKLAAGGPQIPREMIHFACTSEDISNLAWALMLKEFNEAHLIPTLARIVERLSEMARGYQDAAMIARTHGQEASPTTLGKEFAICAFRVERQLTQLHRQEYLGKANGAVGNYNAHRFAYPAVDWIAHSRNFVEGLGLTWNPLTTQIESHDFLAELFHILMRVDTILIGFARDVWGYVALGYFTQRIAAGEVGSSVMPHKVNPIDFENCEGNLGVANALLDHLAGKLPIARWQRDLSDSTAMRAIGNAFGHIVIGLNSLERGLQKLELNPARLAADFDENKSWEIVAEAIQTMMRRYNLEQPYERLKELTRGRAVNRETLAKFVAGLPLDAEARAAFAGLEPRNYLGFAKELVARFTPRPGK; this is encoded by the coding sequence ATGAGTCGGGCTCCGCAAAACCATTACAGCGAAGAAGAGGCCGCGCTGCTGGCGGTCGGACCGAGCGATGGGCGTTATCGCGCGCGGACTCGCGCGCTTTCCGACTACTTCAGCGAGTATGCGCTGATTCGCTATCGCTTGCGCGTCGAGATCGAGTGGCTGATCGCGCTGGCCGCAAACCCGGCGATCGACGCGATGCCGGCGCTGGGGGCGGAGGCGCAGAAGCAACTGCGCGCACTCGCCGCCGAGTTCACAGTAGCGGATGCGCGGCGGGTCAAGGCGCTCGAAGCGGAGACCAATCACGACGTCAAGGCGCTGGAATATTTCCTCAAGGAAAAGCTCGCCGCAGGCGGTCCGCAGATCCCGCGCGAGATGATTCATTTCGCCTGCACCTCTGAAGACATCAGCAATCTCGCCTGGGCGTTGATGCTCAAGGAGTTCAACGAGGCCCATCTGATTCCTACGCTCGCGCGGATTGTCGAACGACTGAGCGAGATGGCGCGGGGCTATCAGGACGCCGCGATGATCGCGCGGACGCACGGGCAGGAGGCGTCGCCGACCACGCTCGGCAAGGAGTTCGCGATCTGCGCCTTTCGGGTCGAACGGCAGCTCACGCAGTTGCACCGGCAGGAATACCTGGGCAAGGCGAATGGCGCCGTCGGCAACTACAATGCGCATCGCTTCGCCTATCCGGCGGTGGACTGGATCGCGCATTCGCGTAACTTCGTCGAGGGTCTGGGGCTCACCTGGAATCCGCTGACGACGCAGATCGAGAGTCACGATTTTCTCGCCGAACTGTTCCACATCCTGATGAGGGTGGACACGATCTTGATCGGCTTCGCGCGCGACGTCTGGGGCTACGTGGCGCTGGGCTATTTCACGCAGCGGATCGCGGCGGGGGAAGTCGGCTCGTCGGTGATGCCGCATAAGGTGAATCCGATCGACTTCGAGAATTGCGAGGGCAATCTCGGCGTCGCCAACGCCCTGCTCGATCATCTGGCGGGGAAACTGCCGATCGCGCGCTGGCAGCGGGATTTGAGCGACAGTACGGCGATGCGCGCGATCGGAAACGCGTTCGGCCATATCGTGATCGGGTTGAACTCGCTGGAGCGCGGGCTGCAGAAACTCGAGCTGAACCCGGCGCGGCTGGCGGCAGACTTCGACGAGAACAAGTCCTGGGAGATCGTGGCCGAAGCGATCCAGACCATGATGCGCCGCTACAATCTCGAGCAGCCGTATGAGCGGCTGAAGGAGTTGACGCGCGGGCGCGCGGTGAATCGCGAGACGCTGGCGAAGTTCGTCGCGGGGCTGCCGCTCGACGCGGAGGCGCGCGCCGCCTTCGCCGGGCTCGAACCGCGCAATTACCTGGGCTTCGCAAAGGAACTGGTGGCTCGCTTTACGCCGCGTCCGGGTAAGTGA
- the dut gene encoding dUTP diphosphatase, which produces MITPKVQIRRLRRSSPAAPRYQSEQAAGFDLAADLDEPLTLGPGERAAAPTGIAIAIPAGFEGQVRARSGRALAEGLALVNAPGTIDADYRGEIKVILINLGEAPIVIKPGERIAQLIIAPVARAELIEVDELEVSPRGSGGFGQTGR; this is translated from the coding sequence ATGATCACTCCAAAAGTGCAAATCCGGCGGCTGCGGCGGAGTTCGCCGGCGGCGCCGCGTTATCAAAGTGAGCAGGCGGCCGGATTCGATCTGGCCGCCGATCTCGACGAGCCGCTGACGCTCGGGCCGGGCGAGCGCGCCGCGGCGCCCACCGGGATCGCGATCGCGATACCCGCGGGCTTCGAGGGACAGGTGCGGGCGCGCAGCGGCCGCGCGCTCGCGGAAGGGCTCGCGCTGGTCAACGCCCCCGGCACGATCGACGCTGACTATCGCGGCGAAATCAAAGTTATCCTGATCAACCTCGGCGAGGCGCCGATCGTGATCAAGCCGGGCGAGCGGATCGCGCAATTGATTATCGCGCCGGTGGCGCGGGCGGAATTAATCGAAGTCGACGAACTGGAAGTTTCTCCGCGGGGGAGCGGCGGTTTCGGTCAAACCGGCAGGTAA
- a CDS encoding SpoVR family protein yields MANYEIRELAEWDKRVQDKAAEFGLTWYPQEFEICDHNGMLGYMAYSGMPSHYPHWSYGKSYEKLKTLYDYGVSGLPYEMVINSNPAIAYLMRDNTLLLQILTIAHVYGHNDFFKNNFTYKSTRAELTIETFKAHALRVRRYAEDPSIGVDKVEHILDAAHALALQCRRNLAIKKLNREEQVERALEQAQPRVDPFHRVHARPPFKEAETRRTPLEPDEDLLLFIRDHNPFLAGWEKDLLTIVDEETKYFLPMMETKIMNEGWASYWHKQIVESLALEQGLHLEFIVRHNQVLRPIPGQINPYHLGFKIWEDLYRRHTTPTAEEIKKYGAPVKNGKEKIFEAREVERDSSFLRRYLTEELMREMDMFEYEARGDELVIDKVSDTEGWKQVKETMIKNVGAGSIPVIKVEDADFGQNRTLYLKHYHDGRDLQLEYAEKTMAFVQRLWGHECVLETTLQGKRSLLCFNERGFSMRALK; encoded by the coding sequence ATGGCGAACTACGAAATCCGCGAATTGGCCGAGTGGGACAAGCGGGTCCAGGATAAGGCCGCCGAATTCGGCCTGACCTGGTATCCGCAGGAGTTCGAGATCTGCGACCACAACGGGATGCTCGGGTACATGGCGTACTCCGGGATGCCGTCGCATTATCCGCATTGGTCGTACGGCAAGTCGTACGAAAAGCTGAAGACGCTTTACGATTACGGGGTGAGCGGGCTGCCGTACGAGATGGTGATCAACTCGAACCCGGCGATCGCCTACCTGATGCGCGACAACACGTTGTTGCTGCAGATTCTCACGATCGCGCACGTCTATGGCCACAATGATTTTTTCAAGAATAATTTCACCTACAAGTCGACGCGCGCGGAACTGACGATCGAAACTTTCAAAGCGCACGCGCTGCGCGTGCGGCGCTACGCCGAAGACCCCTCGATCGGGGTGGACAAGGTCGAGCACATCCTGGACGCCGCGCACGCATTGGCGCTGCAGTGCCGGCGCAACCTGGCGATCAAGAAGCTCAACCGCGAAGAACAGGTCGAACGCGCGCTGGAACAGGCGCAGCCGCGGGTCGATCCGTTTCATCGCGTGCATGCGCGGCCGCCGTTCAAGGAGGCGGAAACGCGCCGGACGCCGCTGGAACCGGACGAGGACCTGCTGCTCTTCATCCGCGATCACAATCCGTTTCTGGCCGGGTGGGAAAAAGATCTACTGACCATCGTGGACGAGGAGACGAAATATTTCCTGCCCATGATGGAAACCAAGATCATGAACGAGGGCTGGGCGAGCTACTGGCACAAGCAGATTGTCGAGTCGCTCGCGCTCGAGCAGGGGCTGCATCTGGAATTTATAGTGCGGCACAACCAGGTTCTGCGGCCGATTCCGGGGCAGATCAATCCGTACCATCTGGGCTTCAAGATCTGGGAAGACCTGTACCGGCGCCATACCACGCCGACTGCGGAAGAAATCAAAAAGTACGGCGCGCCGGTCAAAAACGGCAAAGAGAAGATTTTCGAAGCGCGCGAGGTTGAGCGCGACAGCTCCTTTTTGCGGCGCTATTTGACCGAAGAGTTGATGCGCGAGATGGACATGTTCGAGTACGAAGCGCGCGGCGACGAGTTGGTGATCGACAAGGTCTCGGACACGGAGGGCTGGAAGCAGGTCAAGGAGACGATGATCAAGAACGTCGGCGCGGGCTCGATTCCGGTGATCAAGGTCGAGGACGCCGACTTCGGCCAGAACCGCACGCTCTACCTGAAGCATTATCACGACGGCCGCGATCTGCAGCTCGAATATGCGGAGAAGACCATGGCCTTCGTGCAGCGCTTGTGGGGGCACGAATGCGTGCTCGAGACGACGCTGCAGGGCAAGCGTTCGCTGCTCTGTTTCAACGAGCGCGGCTTCTCGATGCGCGCGCTCAAGTAG